Genomic window (Achromobacter sp. B7):
GCGCACGTGCACCACGTCCTGCCGCTGCAAACGCTGCACGGACGCCGGCACCACGGACACGCCCAGACCCGCGGCCACCAGGCCGATTGCCGTCTGCAATTCGTTGGCCTCCTGCACGACTTGCAGCGCATGCCCGCCCGCGCGAAACAGCCCCAGCACGTGATCCGCGAAGTTCGGGCGAGGGCGCGCGGGATACAGCACGAAGGGTTCTTGCGCCAGGCGGTCAACGGACACGCTGGCCAGTCCCGCCAAGGGGTGATGCAAGGGCACGGCGGCCATCAGCGGTTCGGTCATCAGCACCCGGCGTTCGATGGCCGGGTCATCCAGCAGGATGCGGCCGATGCCCAGGTCGATGCGCCCGGCCTTCAACGCTTCGATCTGCGGCAGGCTGGTCATCTCGGTCAGGCCCACTTCCACTTGCGGGTCGGCGCTGCGCAGCTGGCGGATCAGTTCCGGCACAAAACCATACAGCGTCGACGGCACAAACCCGATGCCGAACCAGCGGCGCTGGGTCTGGCCCAGGCGGCGCGTGCCTTCCAGCACTTCTTCCAGGCGCGCGGTCAACAGCCGCGACTGTTCCAGCAGAAAGCGGCCGGCTTCGGTCAGCCGCAGCGCGCGCGTGGTGCGTTCGAACAGCACCACGCCCAGCTCGTCTTCAAACTGGCGGATCTGACGGCTAAGCGGCGGCTGGGCGATATGCAAACGCGCGGCGGCGCGGGTGAAGCTGCCCTCTTCCGCCACGGCCTGAAAGTAACGCAAGTGCCTCAGTTGCATGGGTCACCTAGACTGGAAAGGTATGAATGGAAACCCATATAGTCTTGGACGCCAAGGAAAAGCACAAGCCATACTGCGAAGATTGCTGGCCCTTCGGCTGGAAAAGTATGAATCCAGCAAGCGTGGGGCCGCCCACACAAAGACAAAGCCGCGCCGCCCGACAAGAGCGCGTCCTGAATAAACCAAGCACCTTGGAGACAACCATGCGCCTGCGCCATGTGACCAAACCCTTAGCCCGCGCCGTCGTGGCCCTGTCGCTGATAAGCGGCGCGTCGGCCGCGCTGGCCGACAGCTACCCCGACCATCCCATCAAGTGGGTCGTGCCGTTCCCGCCCGGCGGCGCCATGGACAGCATCGCGCGCACGTTGGGCGAATCGATGAGCAAGCAGCTCAATACCTCGGTCATCGTGGAAAACCGCGCGGGCGCGGGCGGCAACATCGGTGCGGCCAGCGTCGCGCGTGCCAAGCCGGACGGCTACACGATCCTGATCGTGGCCAACGGCATGGCGGTCAACCCCGCGCTGTACGCGGATTTGAACTACGACCCCATCAAGGACTTTGCGCCGATCTCGTTGCTGGCGGTCGTGCCCAACGTATTGGTGACCAACCCGGCACGCACGGGCGCGACCAGCGTGCAGGACGTCATCACCAAAGCCCGCGCGCAGCCCAACCACTACACCTACGCGTCGGCGGGGGTCGGCACATCGATTCATCTGGCGGGCGAACTGTTCGTGTCGATGACCGGGGTCGACATGCTGCACGTGCCGTACAAGGGCAGCGGCCCGGCCGTTGCCGACTTGCTGGGCGGCCAGGTGGACTACATGTTCGATAGCATCACGTCGGCCAAGCCGCACATCGCCACGGGCAAGCTGCGCGCGCTGGGCGTCACCACCGCCAAGCGTTCGGCCGCCCTGCCCGACGTGCCCACCATGCAGGAGGCCGGCGTGGCGGGCTATGAACTGATGCCGTGGTTTGCGGCCTTTGCGCCGGCCGGCACCAAGCCTGAGGTGGTGGCGAAATTGAACCAAGCCATGCGCAACGCGCTGGCCGAACCGAAGGTCAAGGCGACGCTGGATTCCATCGGCGCGGAATCGATCGGCAGCACCCCGGACGCGCTACGCGACCATCTGGCCAAGGAAACGGCGCAGTGGAAGACGCTGGTGAAGGAACGCAATATCAAGATCAACTGACCGGGGCCACGTCCCGCCCCAAGAAAAACGCCCACGCCGCTTTCGCGTCCGTGGGCGTTTTGCCATCCGTTGATACGGCTTATTCCACCGTCGCTCCAGATTTTTTCACCACTTCGGCCCAGCGCGGAATCTCGGTGGCCATCAAGGCGCGCAACTGGTCGGGCGTGCTGCCGACCAGTTCCATGCCCATGGTCTTTCCCAGCTTTTCCTGCACGTCGGGTTCTTTCAGGATGATGGCGATTTCGGCGGCCAGCTTGTCCAGGATCGGCTTGGGCGTGCCCTTGGGCGCGTACACCGCCTGCCAGGACGCCATCTGAAAGCCCGGCACGCCGGCTTCCTGCATCGTGGGCACGTTGGGCGCCAGCGAAATGCGGTCCTTGGTGGTCACGGCCAGCAGCTTGAGCTTGCCCGTTTGCAAGAGCGGCAGCGCGGCGGTCATCTGGTCAAACATGAAGGTGACCGCGCCCGAGGACACATCGACCATGGCGGGCGGCGTGCCCTTGTACGGCACGTGCGTGAGCGGCACCCCGATCATGCTGGAAAACAATTCGCCCGCCAGATGGGTGGACGTGCCCGCGCCGGACGAGGCAAACGTACGCTTGGCGGGGTCGCGCTTGAGCAGCGCGATCAGATCGGCCACCGAGTTCACGCCCAGGTTCGGGTCCACCAGCAACACGTTGGGCAGATACGCGATCAGCGAAACGGGTTCGAAATCCTTGACCGGGTCGTACTTCAGGTTCTTGTACAGGCTGGCGTTGATGGCGTGCGTGCTGATGGTGCCACCGAACAAGGTGTAGCCGTCGGGCGCCGCCTTGGCCACGTAAGTGGCGCCGATGCCGCCGGCCGCACCGGGCTTGTTTTCAACGATCACGTTCTGGTGCAGGCGGTCGCCCAGTTTCTGGGCCAGCACGCGGCCCACCACGTCGGTGGACCCGCCAACGGTAAAGGGCACCACATAGGAAATAGGCTTTTGCGCGGGCCAGTCGGCGGCGCTTGCCGCGGTGGCCAGCGTGCCCAGGACGGCGCCGGCCAGCAGCCCGGCCAACGCACTGCGTCGTTGCATGTTCATGGTTTGTCTCCTGCCTTGATTTATTGCTTATAGGTATGGGGTCGCCGGCCGCATGGCCGGCGGCAAGGCTCGGTGGCCTTGGCTTGAGGGTTTGGCCTGGTGTTTGGCCTGGTGTTTTGGCTTACCGCCCCTGCGCTTTGCGCCAGGCGGCGAATTTATCTTTGGTGCCCAGGTCGGTGGGCGGGTACAGGCCCAGGATGGACGCGCCCTGCTGCACCTGGCTGGTCACGAAGTCTTCGAACGCGGTCATTTCCACGGCTTCGACCGAGATTTCATCGGCCAGATGCGCGGGGATCACCACCACGCCTTCGCGGTCGCCCACGACGATGTCGCCCGGCCACACAGCCACGTCGCCGCAACCGATGGGCGCGTTGATGTCCAGCGCCTGGTGCAAGGTCAGGTTGGTAGGCGCCGAGGGGCGCTGGTGATACGCGGCAAAGCCCAGCTCGGCGATTTCAGGCGAATCCCGAAAGCCGCCGTCGGTCACCACGCCGGCCACGCCACGCTTCATCAGCCGCGTCACCAGGATGGAGCCGGCGGACGCGGCGCGCGCGTCCTTGCGGCTGTCCATGACCAGCACCGCGCCTTCCGGGCAGGTCTCAACCGCCACGCGCTGCGGGTGCGAGCGGTCTTCGAACACCTTGATGGTGTTCAGGTCTTCGCGGGCCGGGATGTAGCGCAGCGTGAACGCGGGGCCGACCATGTTGGGCAGGTTGGCGTTCAGCGGACGCACATCCTGGATGAACTGGTTGCGCAGGCCGCGCTTGAATAGCGCCGTGCACAGGGTGGCCGTGCTGATGCCGGACAGGCGGGCACGGGTTTCGGGATTCATTTGGGACACGATGGCTCCGGGCAAAATGCGGAAAACAAAATTGAAATCACAAAAATGAAATCACAAAGAATGAATTCGCAAAAATGAAAGGCGATAACTGATCGGCGCGGCGGGCAGTGGCCCGCCGTTGCGCTTAGAAGATTTCGGGCTCCGGCACGGGTGCGCCGAATTCGGTTTCCAGAAAGTCAAAATCGCAGCCGTCGTTGGCTTGCAGGATGTGTTTGGAATACATCCAGCCGTAGCCGCGCTCATAGCGCTTGGGCGGCGGCGTCCAGGCGGCGCGGCGCGCGGCCAGTTCTTCGTCGCTGATGTTCAGGTGGATGCTGCGCGCTGGCACGTCGACGGTGATCAGGTCGCCCGTCTTGACGAAGGCCAGCGGGCCGCCCACGTAGGACTCGGGCGCCGCGTGCAGGATGCAGGCGCCGTAGCTCGTGCCGCTCATGCGTGCATCAGACAGGCGCAGCATGTCGCGCACGCCCTGCTTGACCAGCTTGGTCGGGATCGGCAGCATGCCCCATTCCGGCATGCCCGGGCCGCCTTGGGGGCCGGCATTGCGCAGGATCATGATGTGTTCGGGCGTGACGTCCAGGTTCTCGTCATCGACCGCCGCCTTCATGCTGGGGTAGTCGTCGAACACCAGCGCGGGGCCGGTGTGCTGCAAGAACTGCGGGGCGCAGGCGCTGGGCTTGATGACGCAGCCGTCCGGCGCAATGTTGCCGCGCAAAACCGCCAGCGCGCCTTCGTCGTAGATGGCGGTGTCCAGCTTGCGGATCACGTCATCGTTATAGACCTCGGCGCCCGCGATGTTCTCGCCCAGCGTCTTGCCCGTCACCGTCATGGCCGACAGGTCCAGGTGCCCTTCCAGGCGCGTCATCAACGCGGGCAGGCCGCCAGCGTAATAGAAGTCTTCCATCAGGTAGGTGTCGCCGCTGGGCCGGATGTTCGCAATGACGGGCACCTTGCGGCTGGCGGCATCAAAGTCTTCCAGGCCGACGGCGTGGCCCGCGCGGCGCGACATGGCCACCAGGTGGATGATGGCATTGGTCGAGCAGCCCATGGCCATGGCCACGTTGATGGCGTTCTTGAACGACGCCATGTTCAGGATGCGCTGCGGGGTCAGATCGTCCCAGACCATTTCCACCACACGGCGGCCGCATTCGGCGGACATGCGCATGTGGTTCACGTCAGCCGCCGGAATCGACGACGCGCCGGGCAGCGTCATGCCGATGGCTTCGGCAATGGCCGTCATGGTGCTGGCCGTGCCCATCGTCATGCAGGTGCCGTAGCTGCGCGCGATGCCACCTTCCACTTCGGTCCATTGTTCTTGCGTGATCTTGCCGGCGCGGCGTTCGTCCCAGAGCTTCCAGGCGTCCGAGCCGGATCCCAGTATCTTGCCCTTCCAGTTGCCGCGCAGCATGGGGCCGGCGGGCACGTACACACACGGCAGCCCGGCGCTGATGGCGCCCATCAACAGGCCCGGGGTGGTCTTGTCGCACCCGCCCATCAGCACCGCGCCATCGACCGGGTGGCTGCGCAGCAGCTCTTCGGTTTCCATGGCCAGGAAGTTGCGATACAGCATGGTGGTGGGCTTGACGAACGATTCCGACACCGAGATCGCCGGCAGCTCCACCGGAAAGCCGCCCGCCTGGAACACGCCGCGCTTCACGTCTTCGACGCGCTGCTTGAAGTGGCTGTGACAGGGGTTCAGGTCCGACCAGGTGTTGATGATGGCGATGATGGGCCGGCCGACCCAGTCGTCCGGGCCGTAGCCCATCTGCATCATGCGTGAACGGTGGCCGAACGAACGCAGGTCATCCTTGGCCATCCAGGCGGCGCTGCGCAGACTTTCGTAGGTACGTTTCATGGGGAAATAAAGAAAGGCGTGGTGGGGATGGAGCCATTTAAACACTAATACATTAGTGCGTCAGCTAGGTGGAAACCCGCTACACTGCGGGCTTTACCCCGTACCCCGCCAGGCCAGCGATGCAAAGCCCCAAGCTAAGACTGGACCGTTCGCGCCACGCGGCGCCCCAGGTCTTCGAACATCTACGCGAACAGATCGTGTCGCTGGAGCTCGCCCCCGGCGCGCCCCTGTCCCGCGTGACGCTGGCCGAAACGTATGGCCTGAGCCAGACGCCGATTCGTGACGCGCTGATGCGGCTGGCCGAAGAGGCGCTGGTGGAGATTTATCCGCAGCACACCACGGTGGTCAGCCGCATCGACATCCCGGCGGCCCGCCAGGCGCATTTCCTGCGGCAATCGCTGGAGCTTGAAATCGTGCACATGCTGGCGCAACGGCCCGACCCCATCCTGCACCAGCGCCTGCAAGCCAGCATCGACTTGCAGCACGCCAGCCACGCCAGCGGGCAATACCAGCAGTTCATCAACGCCGATCAGGCGTTTCACCGCGACATGCACACGGCGGCGGGCGTGCACAGCCTGTGGGAACTGGAGCAGCGCTACAGCGGGCACCTGGATCGCCTGCGCCGCCTGCATCTGCCCGAGGCCGGCAAGGCGGAACGCATCATGGACGACCATCAACGCCTGCTGGACGCCATCGTGGCGCAAGACCCGGCCGGCGCGCAGCGCGTGCTGCGCGAGCATCTGTCGGGCACGCTGAGCCAGGTGGCCGAGATCTGCAAGCGGTATCCGGAATACGTGCTGGAGCAATAGCGGGATAGATCGGCGGGGATAGCGCGACGGCCAAACGCCTATCAGCCTGCCTGCCTGCCCTCCTGCCGGCCTGCGTGCCTGCCGGCCTTCCTGCCCGCCGGCCTGCCTTCGTGCCTGCCTGCCCGCCAGCCAGCCTTCCCGCCTGCCAGCGCGGCCCGGCCTGCGCCTAGTCCAGCGGATACCGCCGGATGACCGTCTTGCCGTCGCGCTCGGCCAGCGACAACAGGCCGTCGCCGGACAAGTCCAGCCCGATCAGGCCGGTTTCCACATCCTGCGGCATTTGAAACGGGCGCCAGGTCTTGCCGTGGTCGCGCGTATAGAAGTACGTCTTGGTGTATTCGTTGAACGACAACAAATGGTCCGCGTAGGTCTTGATGACCCACGCGTTGGGGCCAAACCAGGCGTCGCCGATCCAGCTTGGCGTGCCCTGCACGCTGGGCGATACCGCGCGGCGCCGCCATGAGCGATCCGCTTTGTCCAGTTCATAGATGGCGTCGCCCTGGGTCTGAAACACGGCCTGGTCGCGCGTGTACAGGTCGTCCGGCGCTGGCGCGGGCACGGGCGGCACGCCCTGCGTGATGCGAAAGCCGGGCGGTGCGCCGTCCTGGAATTCCACTTCGAAACGCCGCGTCTCCAGCACTTCGTTGCCGTGGGACGCATTCAGGCTGACCCGCGTGCGCCAGCTCCAGCCGACGGCGTGCGTGTCGTCCAGCGGATAAAGCGACCAGTCGTAGGCCAACTGGTCGTCGGCGCGCGGATTGCC
Coding sequences:
- the araD gene encoding L-arabinonate dehydratase, which encodes MKRTYESLRSAAWMAKDDLRSFGHRSRMMQMGYGPDDWVGRPIIAIINTWSDLNPCHSHFKQRVEDVKRGVFQAGGFPVELPAISVSESFVKPTTMLYRNFLAMETEELLRSHPVDGAVLMGGCDKTTPGLLMGAISAGLPCVYVPAGPMLRGNWKGKILGSGSDAWKLWDERRAGKITQEQWTEVEGGIARSYGTCMTMGTASTMTAIAEAIGMTLPGASSIPAADVNHMRMSAECGRRVVEMVWDDLTPQRILNMASFKNAINVAMAMGCSTNAIIHLVAMSRRAGHAVGLEDFDAASRKVPVIANIRPSGDTYLMEDFYYAGGLPALMTRLEGHLDLSAMTVTGKTLGENIAGAEVYNDDVIRKLDTAIYDEGALAVLRGNIAPDGCVIKPSACAPQFLQHTGPALVFDDYPSMKAAVDDENLDVTPEHIMILRNAGPQGGPGMPEWGMLPIPTKLVKQGVRDMLRLSDARMSGTSYGACILHAAPESYVGGPLAFVKTGDLITVDVPARSIHLNISDEELAARRAAWTPPPKRYERGYGWMYSKHILQANDGCDFDFLETEFGAPVPEPEIF
- a CDS encoding GntR family transcriptional regulator; this translates as MQSPKLRLDRSRHAAPQVFEHLREQIVSLELAPGAPLSRVTLAETYGLSQTPIRDALMRLAEEALVEIYPQHTTVVSRIDIPAARQAHFLRQSLELEIVHMLAQRPDPILHQRLQASIDLQHASHASGQYQQFINADQAFHRDMHTAAGVHSLWELEQRYSGHLDRLRRLHLPEAGKAERIMDDHQRLLDAIVAQDPAGAQRVLREHLSGTLSQVAEICKRYPEYVLEQ
- a CDS encoding tripartite tricarboxylate transporter substrate binding protein; the protein is MNMQRRSALAGLLAGAVLGTLATAASAADWPAQKPISYVVPFTVGGSTDVVGRVLAQKLGDRLHQNVIVENKPGAAGGIGATYVAKAAPDGYTLFGGTISTHAINASLYKNLKYDPVKDFEPVSLIAYLPNVLLVDPNLGVNSVADLIALLKRDPAKRTFASSGAGTSTHLAGELFSSMIGVPLTHVPYKGTPPAMVDVSSGAVTFMFDQMTAALPLLQTGKLKLLAVTTKDRISLAPNVPTMQEAGVPGFQMASWQAVYAPKGTPKPILDKLAAEIAIILKEPDVQEKLGKTMGMELVGSTPDQLRALMATEIPRWAEVVKKSGATVE
- a CDS encoding LysR family transcriptional regulator, which gives rise to MQLRHLRYFQAVAEEGSFTRAAARLHIAQPPLSRQIRQFEDELGVVLFERTTRALRLTEAGRFLLEQSRLLTARLEEVLEGTRRLGQTQRRWFGIGFVPSTLYGFVPELIRQLRSADPQVEVGLTEMTSLPQIEALKAGRIDLGIGRILLDDPAIERRVLMTEPLMAAVPLHHPLAGLASVSVDRLAQEPFVLYPARPRPNFADHVLGLFRAGGHALQVVQEANELQTAIGLVAAGLGVSVVPASVQRLQRQDVVHVRIEGDGFVSPVIASYRKDDGSEFLAHALGLAQSLAVQGAADA
- a CDS encoding tripartite tricarboxylate transporter substrate binding protein; protein product: MRLRHVTKPLARAVVALSLISGASAALADSYPDHPIKWVVPFPPGGAMDSIARTLGESMSKQLNTSVIVENRAGAGGNIGAASVARAKPDGYTILIVANGMAVNPALYADLNYDPIKDFAPISLLAVVPNVLVTNPARTGATSVQDVITKARAQPNHYTYASAGVGTSIHLAGELFVSMTGVDMLHVPYKGSGPAVADLLGGQVDYMFDSITSAKPHIATGKLRALGVTTAKRSAALPDVPTMQEAGVAGYELMPWFAAFAPAGTKPEVVAKLNQAMRNALAEPKVKATLDSIGAESIGSTPDALRDHLAKETAQWKTLVKERNIKIN
- a CDS encoding ribonuclease activity regulator RraA, translating into MNPETRARLSGISTATLCTALFKRGLRNQFIQDVRPLNANLPNMVGPAFTLRYIPAREDLNTIKVFEDRSHPQRVAVETCPEGAVLVMDSRKDARAASAGSILVTRLMKRGVAGVVTDGGFRDSPEIAELGFAAYHQRPSAPTNLTLHQALDINAPIGCGDVAVWPGDIVVGDREGVVVIPAHLADEISVEAVEMTAFEDFVTSQVQQGASILGLYPPTDLGTKDKFAAWRKAQGR